The following coding sequences are from one Brienomyrus brachyistius isolate T26 chromosome 2, BBRACH_0.4, whole genome shotgun sequence window:
- the LOC125727499 gene encoding keratin-associated protein 5-1-like yields MENCGGAQRAISACLDRTRAQRLGRNALAPTATVEHCAVCHSKIQGGCVSCSRVQGGCVSSYSIQGGCVSSFSIRGGCVSCSRVQEGCVSSSSIQGGCISCSRVQGGCVSSSSIQGGCVPCSRVQGDCVSSSSIQGGCVSCSRVQGGCVSSSSIQGGCVSCSRVQGDCVSSSSIQGGCVSCSRVQGGCVSRSRFKGGCVSRSRFQEGHIAKLSSCPASSRLPNCLASF; encoded by the exons ATGGAGAACTGCGGTGGAGCGCAGCGCGCCATCTCAGCGTGTTTGGATAGAACGAGAGCTCAGCGGCTGGGCAGGAATGCGCTCGCACCCACTG CAACTGTGGAGCACTGTGCAGTGTGCCACTCCAAGATCCAAGGAGGCTGCGTCTCCTGCTCCAGGGTCCAAGGAGGCTGCGTCTCCTCCTACAGTATCCAAGGAGGCTGCGTCTCCTCCTTCAGTATCCGAGGAGGCTGCGTCTCCTGCTCCAGGGTTCAAGAAGGCTGCGTCTCCTCCTCCAGTATCCAAGGAGGCTGCATCTCCTGCTCCAGGGTCCAAGGAGGCTGCGTCTCCTCCTCCAGTATCCAAGGAGGCTGCGTCCCCTGCTCCAGGGTCCAAGGAGACTGCGTCTCCTCCTCCAGTATCCAAGGAGGCTGCGTCTCCTGCTCCAGGGTCCAAGGAGGCTGCGTCTCCTCCTCCAGTATCCAAGGAGGCTGCGTCTCCTGCTCCAGGGTCCAAGGAGACTGCGTCTCCTCCTCCAGTATCCAAGGAGGCTGCGTCTCCTGCTCCAGGGTCCAAGGAGGCTGTGTCTCCCGCTCTAGGTTCAAAGGAGGCTGTGTCTCCCGCTCCAGGTTCCAAGAGGGTCACATTGCGAAGCTCTCCAGCTGCCCTGCCAGCAGTAGACTACCCAACTGCCTAGCCAGCTTCTGA